From Anopheles arabiensis isolate DONGOLA chromosome 3, AaraD3, whole genome shotgun sequence, a single genomic window includes:
- the LOC120901333 gene encoding myoneurin-like isoform X2 — protein sequence MVHTLRKITNICRLCLCEELDILVPAKNVFDSLLTSEDVERFTSIQIPTDDNVPYVICTDCRNGLRKSAAFRKCCVRNDRLYNQLFSELIVEIRQLSEPKSAAAKAVRSTKSKRSKPTKATTAPLTTQQDDVSGTQQVQESTLHLDWPYFTKRLCNICGQMVTNLKRHMLSHTKKAMYACPHCTTTLTDGSNLVRHIKSVHKKMTVKTCEICKKGFTYQVTYSQHMLITHGIGEKFECKMCLKQFNGKSTLRDHINRIHSSLRRYECTFCSKQFKTSRDLRHHGRVHSENRPYACSLCPKRFKSSFARNTHQHTHSGVRFSCQHCDKSYPYKCQLSIHMRKLHPESVAENTDGSVGLKIQK from the exons ATGGTGCACACTCTACGCAAAATAACTAACATTTGTCGGCTTTGTTTGTGCGAAGAGCTGGACATCCTAGTTCCTGCCAAGAATGTATTTGATTCTTTGCTTACCTCGGAGGACGTGGAACGTTTTACCAGCATACAG ATCCCAACCGATGACAACGTACCTTACGTGATCTGCACCGATTGTAGAAATGGCTTAAGAAAATCAGCTGCCTTTCGGAAGTGTTGCGTACGCAATGATCGACTCTATAACCAATTGTTCTCGGAATTGATCGTCGAGATTCG TCAGCTGAGTGAGCCAAAGTCGGCTGCTGCGAAAGCCGTTCGGTCAACCAAAAGCAAGCGAAGTAAACCCACGAAAGCGACAACAGCACCTCTAACAACGCAACAAGATGATGTTTCAGGGACACAACAAGTACAAGAAAGTACTTTGCATCTTGATTGGCCGTATTTCACGAAACGTCTGTGTAACATATGTGGCCAGATGGTTACCAACTTGAAGCGTCACATGTTGAGTCACACCAAAAAAGCAATGTACGCTTGTCCACACTGTACCACGACACTGACTGATGGCTCCAATCTCGTGCGCCACATTAAGTCGGTTCATAAGAAAATGACCGTTAAAACGTGTGAAATATGCAAGAAAGGATTTACGTATCAGGTCACCTACAGCCAGCATATG CTCATCACGCACGGTATCGGAGAAAAGTTTGAATGCAAAATGTGCCTTAAACAATTCAACGGGAAGAGTACATTAAGAGATCATATCAACCGGATACACAGCTCACTAAGAAGATACGAATGCACGTTTTGCAGCAAGCAATTTAAAACGAG TCGAGATCTAAGACACCACGGTCGAGTACATTCCGAAAACCGGCCGTATGCCTGCAGCCTCTGTCCGAAGCGGTTTAAGAGCAGCTTCGCACGCAATACCCATCAACACACCCACTCAGGGGTTAGATTTTCCTGCCAGCATTGTGATAAGTCATATCCATATAAATGCCAGCTTAGCATACATATGCGAAAGCTTCACCCGGAGTCGGTTGCCGAAAACACGGACGGATCCGTTGGacttaaaattcaaaaataa
- the LOC120901333 gene encoding zinc finger protein 567-like isoform X1, giving the protein MVHTLRKITNICRLCLCEELDILVPAKNVFDSLLTSEDVERFTSIQIPTDDNVPYVICTDCRNGLRKSAAFRKCCVRNDRLYNQLFSELIVEIRYGTEQQATKTIHHDLESLSGTPISSQLSEPKSAAAKAVRSTKSKRSKPTKATTAPLTTQQDDVSGTQQVQESTLHLDWPYFTKRLCNICGQMVTNLKRHMLSHTKKAMYACPHCTTTLTDGSNLVRHIKSVHKKMTVKTCEICKKGFTYQVTYSQHMLITHGIGEKFECKMCLKQFNGKSTLRDHINRIHSSLRRYECTFCSKQFKTSRDLRHHGRVHSENRPYACSLCPKRFKSSFARNTHQHTHSGVRFSCQHCDKSYPYKCQLSIHMRKLHPESVAENTDGSVGLKIQK; this is encoded by the exons ATGGTGCACACTCTACGCAAAATAACTAACATTTGTCGGCTTTGTTTGTGCGAAGAGCTGGACATCCTAGTTCCTGCCAAGAATGTATTTGATTCTTTGCTTACCTCGGAGGACGTGGAACGTTTTACCAGCATACAG ATCCCAACCGATGACAACGTACCTTACGTGATCTGCACCGATTGTAGAAATGGCTTAAGAAAATCAGCTGCCTTTCGGAAGTGTTGCGTACGCAATGATCGACTCTATAACCAATTGTTCTCGGAATTGATCGTCGAGATTCGGTACGGAACAGAACAACAAGCCACCAAAACTATTCACCATGATTTGGAAAGCCTTTCTGGCACTCCCATTTCCAGTCAGCTGAGTGAGCCAAAGTCGGCTGCTGCGAAAGCCGTTCGGTCAACCAAAAGCAAGCGAAGTAAACCCACGAAAGCGACAACAGCACCTCTAACAACGCAACAAGATGATGTTTCAGGGACACAACAAGTACAAGAAAGTACTTTGCATCTTGATTGGCCGTATTTCACGAAACGTCTGTGTAACATATGTGGCCAGATGGTTACCAACTTGAAGCGTCACATGTTGAGTCACACCAAAAAAGCAATGTACGCTTGTCCACACTGTACCACGACACTGACTGATGGCTCCAATCTCGTGCGCCACATTAAGTCGGTTCATAAGAAAATGACCGTTAAAACGTGTGAAATATGCAAGAAAGGATTTACGTATCAGGTCACCTACAGCCAGCATATG CTCATCACGCACGGTATCGGAGAAAAGTTTGAATGCAAAATGTGCCTTAAACAATTCAACGGGAAGAGTACATTAAGAGATCATATCAACCGGATACACAGCTCACTAAGAAGATACGAATGCACGTTTTGCAGCAAGCAATTTAAAACGAG TCGAGATCTAAGACACCACGGTCGAGTACATTCCGAAAACCGGCCGTATGCCTGCAGCCTCTGTCCGAAGCGGTTTAAGAGCAGCTTCGCACGCAATACCCATCAACACACCCACTCAGGGGTTAGATTTTCCTGCCAGCATTGTGATAAGTCATATCCATATAAATGCCAGCTTAGCATACATATGCGAAAGCTTCACCCGGAGTCGGTTGCCGAAAACACGGACGGATCCGTTGGacttaaaattcaaaaataa
- the LOC120901335 gene encoding zinc finger protein 354A-like isoform X1: MVKIELCISNICRLCLGEDDTIPASDVMNSSLTTELIEKFTGIQIDPAGKLAYAICLRCKDNLQRSVEYRDACLNNDILFRQLFFSKSNYSNDHTKETKCSAETIAWDSDAIEFINPATETTPLAAEDGDRSSFEQSIPEFEPEQDECSNPESVAVCELENTNEPKESPQKPGRKRAKQKQLCVLCGKTVTYLARHLNSHTKNSTYSCPHCSQTLTDHSNLMRHIRAVHQKKVIMFCTPCDRGFTSKNSYDAHMRAQHSVGEPLECEICSKTFKQLSGYRKHITLFHKNERNFGCTVCGKLFKSRQALQHHGTVHSSSRPYACGICSKRFKSQFARSTHELAHSGNMFPCSVCDKSYRYKSLLSQHVKKVHPENC, translated from the exons ATGGTGAAAATAGAGCTTTGTATTTCCAACATCTGTCGGCTTTGTTTGGGCGAAGACGATACAATTCCCGCATCGGACGTTATGAATTCTTCCCTTACTACGGAACTCATAGAAAAGTTCACCGGCATTCAG ATTGACCCTGCAGGAAAACTGGCATACGCTATTTGTTTGCGATGTAAAGATAACCTACAGCGTTCGGTTGAATACCGTGACGCCTGCCTCAACAATGACATACTGTTTAGGCAATTGTTTTTCTCAAAATCCAATTATAGCAACGATCACACCAAAGAGACCAAATGTAGCGCCGAAACAATAGCGTGGGATTCAGATGCGATTGAATTTATTAATCCAGCTACAGAAACCACACCACTTGCTGCAGAGGACGGTGATCGATCATCCTTCGAACAGTCGATCCCGGAATTTGaaccagaacaagacgaatgTTCCAATCCAGAATCTGTTGCCGTTTGCGAACTGGAAAACACCAATGAGCCGAAAGAATCTCCCCAAAAACCGGGCCGTAAGCGggcaaaacagaaacagctgtgtgtgttatgCGGCAAAACAGTCACCTACTTAGCACGACATCTCAATAGCCACACCAAGAACAGTACCTACAGTTGTCCCCATTGCTCCCAGACGCTTACGGACCATTCCAACCTAATGCGTCATATACGAGCGGTGCATCAGAAAAAAGTAATCATGTTCTGCACACCGTGTGACCGGGGTTTTACGAGTAAAAATTCGTATGATGCTCATATG CGTGCGCAGCATAGCGTAGGAGAGCCTTTGGAATGTGAAATTTGTTCGAAAACGTTCAAACAACTGAGCGGCTACAGGAAGCACATTACTCTATTTCACAAAAATGAACGGAACTTTGGCTGTACGGTTTGTGGAAAGCTGTTTAAGAGCAG ACAAGCACTTCAGCACCATGGCACGGTACACTCGTCGAGCCGGCCCTACGCGTGCGGAATCTGTTCGAAACGATTTAAAAGTCAATTTGCCCGATCTACCCACGAACTAGCACACAGTGGGAACATGTTCCCGTGCTCGGTTTGCGATAAATCGTATCGCTACAAGTCACTGCTTAGCCAGCACGTCAAAAAAGTACATCCTGAGAATTgttaa
- the LOC120901335 gene encoding uncharacterized protein LOC120901335 isoform X2, with product MVKIELCISNICRLCLGEDDTIPASDVMNSSLTTELIEKFTGIQIDPAGKLAYAICLRSTITPKRPNVAPKQ from the exons ATGGTGAAAATAGAGCTTTGTATTTCCAACATCTGTCGGCTTTGTTTGGGCGAAGACGATACAATTCCCGCATCGGACGTTATGAATTCTTCCCTTACTACGGAACTCATAGAAAAGTTCACCGGCATTCAG ATTGACCCTGCAGGAAAACTGGCATACGCTATTTGTTTGCGAT CAACGATCACACCAAAGAGACCAAATGTAGCGCCGAAACAATAG